One genomic segment of Mangifera indica cultivar Alphonso chromosome 6, CATAS_Mindica_2.1, whole genome shotgun sequence includes these proteins:
- the LOC123217920 gene encoding vacuolar protein sorting-associated protein 32 homolog 2-like: MFNRLFGKPKQETNALSTLDKLNETLEMLEKKEKVLLKKVSVEVERAKEYSRTKNKRAAIKCLKRKRLYEQQIEQLGNFQLRVHDQMIMLEGAKATTETADALRTGAAAMKAMQKATNIDVVDKTMDEVNEQTENMKQIQEALSTSIGAAAEFDEDELEAELEELEGAELEKQLLESPTTAPAAPVQVPAGRQQARPLPQKRMGEEDELAALQAEMAL, from the exons ATGTTTAATCGACTTTTTGGGAAACCTAAACAGGAAACGAATGCTCTAAGTACGCTTGACAAGTTAAATGAG ACTCTTGAAATGCTTGAGAAAAAGGAGAAAGTACTCCTGAAAAAGGTTTCTGTAGAGGTTGAAAGGGCCAAGGAATACTCCAGAACAAAGAACAAAAGAG CTGCTATAAAATGTTTGAAGAGGAAGAGGCTATATGAACAACAAATAGAGCAGCTTGGGAATTTTCAATTGCGCGTTCATGATCAG ATGATTATGTTAGAGGGTGCAAAAGCTACAACTGAGACTGCGGATGCATTGAGGACAGGAGCAGCTGCAATGAAGGCAATGCAGAAAGCTAC GAATATAGATGTTGTGGACAAGACTATGGATGAGGTCAATGAGCAGACTGAGAACATGAAACAGATCCAGGAAGCATTGTCAACTTCTATTGGTGCAGCTGCTGAATTTGATGAG GATGAGTTGGAAGCAGAACTTGAAGAACTGGAAGGTGCAGAGTTGGAAAAACAGCTTCTTGAGTCTCCAACCACAGCCCCAGCAGCCCCAGTGCAAGTTCCTGCTGGCAGGCAACAAGCGCGCCCTCTTCCCCAGAAGCGAATGGGTGAGGAAGATGAACTTGCTGCCTTACAAGCAGAAATGGCACTTTAA